The genomic segment attttacttacatattttgctttatacaaacaaattttaaatcttaaataataatactatttatgatattttatttaaatcgatttatccgcACCATATTGTACCTAGTAAAGTGTATCGTGATTTTGTCTATTACAGTTTTGCCACATGTCACGTTTTGctgagaaaattttaaaactttatataataacacgaacaaatttttgaatatcTTTTTGACTAACTGTACTTTAAAagccaaaatttatataataaggtattattgatgatttttatatattattatataattatttccttcggaaattttaatattaaatcgCTACAATATCAGTCACAACCTgcataatattaataaaaaaattgttgggaAATCATAAAGTAACCTATGGCGGTTAGATACCACTAAATTGAGGATTATACACATATTACCCATTTTTTCCATCgtttgaccaaaaaacaaaaagaaagcaaattcaCAAAGCATCCTCTCCATACGTTTCATATGAAACTCACAGATCCCTCAAGCATTCATTGACATTGTCATGAAGCTTTCGTTCCAAAACTTCTCCACAGATGTTACCCATCAAATGATAAAATGCCATAAGCTCTGAGAGTTGCTCAATGTTcatcttgttcatcatgttcCTAGCCATTCTCTGCTTGTCCTCGTCCACTTTCAACTTTTTCATGTAAGATCCTCCGTTCCTCACCGTCGCTCCCATCTCTTTCAACCTCATCTCTTGCTCCGCGCTTAGCGCCGTGTTTGACTACACAAGTCACACCATGTACAAAAGAAATAACTTAGCAAACATAGACAACATTTCAACCATGATTAAACATGGGTCCAGAAAGAGTAGGACATCATCATTAAGGTTGTTGTGGTAGGATAAAATTTTCTGGACCGGGTCAGACAATAGGCCTGCATGCAGACGGGTTTAGATCTACATGCATGTTTGTGTCCCGCAAGCCAACATAGGAACCGGCATAGAAAGGGGCCGCCAAAGGGCTGATCTGGTCCGAGTCTATTAGGCCCAGCACAACAACCATTGACATCATCTAAAATgaatgctatatatataaaaactgacTATTACTATGTGACCCTAAGTACAACGAAAGGCCAAGCAAGTgtctaaaccatttttttgccTCTTGCGAACAAGATTAACAAGATTATGTAAAGTTGAGTAGAGAGATTTAGTGATCTTTTACCTCAAGAAACTCGGCTCCAACTTCGAGTTCCGATACTTTTGATGGGTTCTTACCAGGTTCTCCTCTAACGTACATACACTTTGCAAGTGAGAAACTCCGAACCagtatctttcttttattctcCATTTCTCTATCAAGCTTCAATGTCTTTGGAACTGACATTGAACTGTTCAGCTTCTTCTGATACGCAATCACAGCCTTTGCNtttaaaactttatataataacacgaacaaatttttgaatatcTTTTTGACTAACTGTACTTTAAAagccaaaatttatataataaggtattattgatgatttttatatattattatataattatttccttcggaaattttaatattaaatcgCTACAATATCAGTCACAACCTgcataatattaataaaaaaattgttgggaAATCATAAAGTAACCTATGGCGGTTAGATACCACTAAATTGAGGATTATACACATATTACCCATTTTTTCCATCgtttgaccaaaaaacaaaaagaaagcaaattcaCAAAGCATCCTCTCCATACGTTTCATATGAAACTCACAGATCCCTCAAGCATTCATTGACATTGTCATGAAGCTTTCGTTCCAAAACTTCTCCACAGATGTTACCCATCAAATGATAAAATGCCATAAGCTCTGAGAGTTGCTCAATGTTcatcttgttcatcatgttcCTAGCCATTCTCTGCTTGTCCTCGTCCACTTTCAACTTTTTCATGTAAGATCCTCCGTTCCTCACCGTCGCTCCCATCTCTTTCAACCTCATCTCTTGCTCCGCGCTTAGCGCCGTGTTTGACTACACAAGTCACACCATGTACAAAAGAAATAACTTAGCAAACATAGACAACATTTCAACCATGATTAAACATGGGTCCAGAAAGAGTAGGACATCATCATTAAGGTTGTTGTGGTAGGATAAAATTTTCTGGAC from the Camelina sativa cultivar DH55 chromosome 12, Cs, whole genome shotgun sequence genome contains:
- the LOC104734089 gene encoding uncharacterized protein LOC104734089, which produces MVLXAKAVIAYQKKLNSSMSVPKTLKLDREMENKRKILVRSFSLAKCMYVRGEPGKNPSKVSELEVGAEFLESNTALSAEQEMRLKEMGATVRNGGSYMKKLKVDEDKQRMARNMMNKMNIEQLSELMAFYHLMGNICGEVLERKLHDNVNECLRDL